The proteins below come from a single Panicum hallii strain FIL2 chromosome 7, PHallii_v3.1, whole genome shotgun sequence genomic window:
- the LOC112901414 gene encoding transcription factor FER-LIKE IRON DEFICIENCY-INDUCED TRANSCRIPTION FACTOR-like isoform X1, whose product MEHELLQLLHLPPQDGQDHLSVISSGFFDVHGNAHFPSSGCALFGTVAAESGLDDDCSWVEDLMQLGDKLFGDGAGPGCEDNAAGTDEGCQQQPWQCNGGSSDDPPPSMSLDGDGNPHSVEQGAGELASEPHRDDGDDASPVTRKRRDRSKTIVSERKRRVRMKEKLYELRSLVPNITKMDKASIIADAVVYVKNLQAHARKLKEEVAALEARPRSPRQEQQHNRRAGAAAAGRRRQQERDEDSAGSTASGARLAHVGAVQVGEGRFFVTVECERRDGVAAPLCAAVESLACFRVESSSLVRSGPDRLVSTLTLKVNEQVGDAAVCEGSVVKLLVMAALLKEGFRPEATVEMS is encoded by the exons ATGGAGCACGAGTTACTCCAGCTGTTGCACCTGCCGCCCCAGGACGGCCAGGACCACCTCTCGGTCATCAGCTCGGGCTTCTTCGACGTCCACGGCAACGCGCATTTCCCGAGCAGCGGCTGCGCGTTGTTCGGGACGGTCGCCGCCGAGTCGGGCCTCGACGACGACTGCAGCTGGGTAGAGGACCTCATGCAGCTCGGCGACAAGCTGTTCGGGGACGGCGCCGGCCCCGGCTGCGAAGATAATGCCGCCGGCACGGACGAGGGCTGCCAGCAGCAGCCGTGGCAATGCAACGGCGGCTCTTCGGACGACCCACCACCAAGCATGTCCTTGGACGGCGACGGGAACCCTCATTCGGTGGAGCAAGGCGCCGGGGAGCTCGCCTCCGAGCCGCAccgcgacgacggcgacgacgcgTCGCCGGTGACGCGGAAGCGGAGGGACCGGTCCAAGACGATCGTGTCAGAGCGGAAGCGGAGGGTCCGGATGAAGGAGAAGCTGTACGAGCTCAGATCCCTCGTCCCCAACATTACAAAG ATGGACAAGGCCTCCATCATCGCCGACGCGGTGGTGTACGTGAAGAACCTGCAGGCGCACGCCAGGAAGCTCAAGGAGGAGGTcgcggcgctggaggcgcggccGAGGTCCCCCAGGCAGGAGCAGCAGCACAaccggcgcgcgggggcggcggcggccggccggcgccgccagCAGGAGCGCGACGAGGATAGCGCGGGGAGCACTGCCTccggcgcgcggctggcgcaCGTGGGGGCGGTGCAGGTCGGAGAGGGCCGGTTCTTCGTGACCGTCGAGTGCGAGCGGCGGGACGGCGTGGCGGCGCCGCTGTGCGCCGCCGTGGAGTCGCTGGCGTGCTTCCGGGTGGAGAGCTCCAGCCTCGTCCGGTCCGGGCCGGACCGCCTCGTGTCAACGCTCACGCTCAAG GTGAATGAGCAAGTAGGGGACGCGGCGGTCTGCGAGGGCTCCGTGGTGAAGCTTTTGGTGATGGCGGCTCTTCTCAAGGAGGGCTTCCGACCCGAAGCGACGGTCGAGATGTCATGA
- the LOC112901414 gene encoding transcription factor FER-LIKE IRON DEFICIENCY-INDUCED TRANSCRIPTION FACTOR-like isoform X2: MEHELLQLLHLPPQDGQDHLSVISSGFFDVHGNAHFPSSGCALFGTVAAESGLDDDCSWVEDLMQLGDKLFGDGAGPGCEDNAAGTDEGCQQQPWQCNGGSSDDPPPSMSLDGDGNPHSVEQGAGELASEPHRDDGDDASPVTRKRRDRSKTIVSERKRRVRMKEKLYELRSLVPNITKMDKASIIADAVVYVKNLQAHARKLKEEVAALEARPRSPRQEQQHNRRAGAAAAGRRRQQERDEDSAGSTASGARLAHVGAVQVGEGRFFVTVECERRDGVAAPLCAAVESLACFRVESSSLVRSGPDRLVSTLTLKVTTRDAAVCEGSVVKLLVMAALLKEGFRPEATVEMS, encoded by the exons ATGGAGCACGAGTTACTCCAGCTGTTGCACCTGCCGCCCCAGGACGGCCAGGACCACCTCTCGGTCATCAGCTCGGGCTTCTTCGACGTCCACGGCAACGCGCATTTCCCGAGCAGCGGCTGCGCGTTGTTCGGGACGGTCGCCGCCGAGTCGGGCCTCGACGACGACTGCAGCTGGGTAGAGGACCTCATGCAGCTCGGCGACAAGCTGTTCGGGGACGGCGCCGGCCCCGGCTGCGAAGATAATGCCGCCGGCACGGACGAGGGCTGCCAGCAGCAGCCGTGGCAATGCAACGGCGGCTCTTCGGACGACCCACCACCAAGCATGTCCTTGGACGGCGACGGGAACCCTCATTCGGTGGAGCAAGGCGCCGGGGAGCTCGCCTCCGAGCCGCAccgcgacgacggcgacgacgcgTCGCCGGTGACGCGGAAGCGGAGGGACCGGTCCAAGACGATCGTGTCAGAGCGGAAGCGGAGGGTCCGGATGAAGGAGAAGCTGTACGAGCTCAGATCCCTCGTCCCCAACATTACAAAG ATGGACAAGGCCTCCATCATCGCCGACGCGGTGGTGTACGTGAAGAACCTGCAGGCGCACGCCAGGAAGCTCAAGGAGGAGGTcgcggcgctggaggcgcggccGAGGTCCCCCAGGCAGGAGCAGCAGCACAaccggcgcgcgggggcggcggcggccggccggcgccgccagCAGGAGCGCGACGAGGATAGCGCGGGGAGCACTGCCTccggcgcgcggctggcgcaCGTGGGGGCGGTGCAGGTCGGAGAGGGCCGGTTCTTCGTGACCGTCGAGTGCGAGCGGCGGGACGGCGTGGCGGCGCCGCTGTGCGCCGCCGTGGAGTCGCTGGCGTGCTTCCGGGTGGAGAGCTCCAGCCTCGTCCGGTCCGGGCCGGACCGCCTCGTGTCAACGCTCACGCTCAAGGTAACTACTA GGGACGCGGCGGTCTGCGAGGGCTCCGTGGTGAAGCTTTTGGTGATGGCGGCTCTTCTCAAGGAGGGCTTCCGACCCGAAGCGACGGTCGAGATGTCATGA
- the LOC112898756 gene encoding exocyst complex component EXO70A1-like, with product MSAPLSPPPQGQGAGEGGGGGGLPVPVPAAVVGDDKVLAAAQHIVKSLATSKNAADDMIRILSGFDHRLSSITSDLFPSPGPAAASDSDPEASADREAPDAAAASLAAFDAAEQLIHLWDTTPEALVFEAPEDDAGHYLAAVDVAVDHLASSSPAVSGRAGVAVQLAMARLEDELRHLMLRHAVPLDASGLFCSLRRLSLGSMDDLDTSSEFDPATPHSQDGGGPDTARSASIAGNNPFDDQVFDLVRQEAVDELRAIADRMVRAGYASELAQVYCAIRRDLLDECLNVLGVERLSIDEVQRVEWKHLNDKMKKWVHGVKTVVRSLLTGERRLCDQVLAASDELRDECFVESTKGCIMQIRNFGDAVAVCTRSPEKLSRILDMYEALAEVIPELKELFFGSYGDDVIHDLEGVLERLGDAVKGTLLEFGKVLQQESSRRPMMAGEIHPMTRYVMNYLRLLVVYSDTLDTLLDDSGAGDVDHNASHNGTDEDEEYLKSLTPLGRRMVKLISYLEANLNEKSKLYEDAALQCIFSMNNTLYIVQKVKDSELGRILGDHWIRRRRGKIRQNSKSYLRVSWTRVLSYLRDDGHGSSGSGSFGSSGSSSSRIKEKFKNFNLAFDEIYRSQTLWKVPDPQLREELKISISENVIPAYRAFTGRYGSLVDSGRNSGKYIKYTPEDLENHLSDLFEGSPGSANHSRRR from the coding sequence ATGTCGGCGCCCTTGTCGCCCCCGCCGCAGGGGCAGGGGgcgggggagggcggcggcggcggcgggctcccCGTGCCGGTGCCGGCCGCCGTGGTCGGGGACGACAAGGTCCTGGCCGCGGCGCAGCACATCGTCAAGTCGCTCGCCACGTCCAAGAACGCCGCCGACGACATGATCCGCATCCTCTCGGGCTTCGACCACCGCCTCTCCTCCATCACCTCCGACCTCTTCCCGTCCccgggccccgccgccgcctccgactCCGACCCGGAGGCCTCGGCCGACCGGGAAGcccccgacgccgccgccgcctcgctcgCGGCCTTCGACGCTGCCGAGCAGCTCATCCACCTCTGGGACACCACCCCGGAGGCGCTCGTCTTCGAGGCCCCCGAGGACGACGCGGGGcactacctcgccgccgtcgacgtcgccgtcgaccacctcgcctcctcctcccccgccgtcTCTGGCCGCGCAGGGGTCGCGGTCCAGCTCGCCATGGCGCGCCTCGAGGACGAGCTCCGCCACCTCATGCTCCGCCACGCCGTCCCGCTCGACGCCAGCGGCCTCTTCTGCTCACTCCGCCGCCTCTCGCTCGGATCCATGGACGACCTCGACACCTCCTCCGAGTTCGACCCTGCCACCCCGCACAgccaggacggcggcgggccGGACACCGCCCGCAGCGCCAGCATCGCAGGGAACAACCCCTTCGACGACCAGGTGTTCGACCTCGTGCGCCAGGAGGCCGTGGACGAGCTGCGTGCCATCGCGGACCGGATGGTGCGTGCGGGGTACGCCAGCGAGCTTGCGCAGGTGTACTGCGCCATCCGCCGCGACCTGCTTGACGAGTGCCTCAATGTGCTCGGGGTCGAGCGGCTTAGCATCGACGAGGTGCAGCGTGTCGAGTGGAAGCATCTGAATGACAAGATGAAGAAGTGGGTCCATGGGGTCAAAACGGTTGTCCGCTCCCTGCTGACCGGTGAGCGGCGCCTCTGCGACCAGGTGCTTGCTGCGTCCGATGAGCTCCGGGATGAGTGCTTTGTTGAGTCCACCAAGGGTTGCATTATGCAGATCCGCAACTTTGGGGATGCGGTGGCTGTGTGCACCCGCTCGCCGGAGAAGCTTTCCCGCATTCTTGACATGTATGAGGCGCTTGCTGAGGTGATCCCTGAACTGAAGGAGCTCTTCTTTGGTAGTTATGGTGATGACGTCATCCATGATTTGGAGGGGGTTCTTGAAAGGCTTGGTGATGCAGTGAAGGGTACCCTTCTTGAGTTCGGGAAGGTCCTACAGCAGGAGTCATCGCGCCGGCCAATGATGGCTGGTGAGATCCACCCAATGACACGTTATGTGATGAACTATCTTAGGTTGTTGGTTGTTTACAGTGATACACTTGACACACTTTTGGATGACAGTGGTGCTGGAGATGTAGATCATAATGCTTCACATAACGGCACcgatgaggatgaggagtaTCTGAAGAGCTTGACCCCACTTGGACGCCGTATGGTCAAGCTGATATCTTACTTGGAGGCAAATCTGAATGAGAAATCCAAACTTTATGAAGATGCTGCGTTGCAGTGCATATTTTCCATGAATAATACACTCTATATTGTCCAAAAGGTGAAGGATTCCGAGCTTGGGAGGATTTTGGGTGATCATTGGATCCGGAGGCGCCGTGGCAAGATTCGGCAAAATTCAAAGAGCTACCTCAGGGTTTCATGGACCAGAGTGTTATCTTATTTGAGGGATGATGGTCATGGCAGCAGTGGTAGTGGAAGTTTTGGCAGCAGTGGGAGTTCAAGCTCTAGGATCAAAGAAAAATTTAAGAACTTCAACTTGGCCTTTGATGAGATATACAGGAGTCAAACACTGTGGAAAGTACCAGACCCTCAGCTCCGGGAGGAACTTAAGATATCTATATCTGAAAATGTGATTCCAGCTTATCGTGCTTTTACGGGAAGATACGGCAGTCTAGTGGATAGTGGAAGGAATTCAGGAAAATACATAAAGTACACCCCAGAGGACTTGGAAAATCATCTGTCTGATCTATTTGAAGGATCACCAGGGTCTGCCAACCATTCTAGGAGAAGATGA
- the LOC112901122 gene encoding transcription factor FER-LIKE IRON DEFICIENCY-INDUCED TRANSCRIPTION FACTOR-like encodes MDMEHQLHQLLHFSPQEHLMASPGFLAAGGGYSAHFPAGGFVEPLGADAPAGIHDGGWVVEDLMQLGDELFGGDFISVVGMGDHQPWQYDDNGGSPDDTPPSVSTDGDGSSHPGEQAGAGELATTEPHREDPDDASPATRKRRDRSKTIVSERKRRVRMKERLYELRSLVPNITKMDKASIIADAVVYVKDLQAHARKLKEEVAALEARPRSPAGYEQQQQHSEHVAAAGRRLQDRGHGARVTRVGAAPVGDGRFVVTVECERRDSVAAPLCAAVESLAGFRVESSSLVRSGPDRLVSTLTLKVSEQVGAATIGEDSVRHWVIAALLQEGFRPEATVEISSRSACRPINWCSDAV; translated from the exons ATGGACATGGAGCACCAGCTCCACCAGCTGCTGCACTTCTCGCCGCAGGAGCACTTGATGGCCAGCCCGGGCTTCCTCGCCGCGGGCGGCGGATACTCCGCGCATTTCCCGGCCGGTGGGTTCGTCGAGCCTCTCGGCGCCGACGCCCCAGCTGGCATCCACGATGGCGGGTGGGTGGTGGAGGACCTCATGCAGCTCGGCGACGAGCTGTTCGGCGGCGATTTCATTTCCGTCGTCGGCATGGGAGATCATCAGCCGTGGCAGTACGACGACAACGGCGGGTCCCCGGACGATACGCCGCCGAGCGTGTCGACGGACGGCGACGGGAGCTCTCATCCCGGGGAGCAAGCAGGCGCCGGGGAGCTCGCCACCACCGAGCCGCACCGCGAGGACCCCGACGACGCGTCGCCGGCGACGCGGAAACGGAGGGACCGGTCCAAGACCATCGTGTCGGAGCGGAAGCGGAGGGTCCGGATGAAGGAGAGGCTCTACGAGCTGCGGTCGCTCGTCCCCAACATCACGAAGATGGACAAGGCCTCCATCATCGCCGACGCGGTGGTGTACGTCAAGGACCTGCAGGCGCACGCCAGGAAGCTCAAGGAGGAGGTcgcggcgctggaggcgcggccGAGGTCGCCCGCCGGGtacgagcagcagcagcagcacagcgagcacgtggcggcggcgggtcggcGCCTGCAGGACcgcgggcacggcgcgcggGTGACGCGCGTGGGCGCGGCGCCGGTGGGCGACGGCAGGTTCGTGGTGACGGTGGAGTGCGAGCGGCGGGACAGCGTGGCGGCGCCGCTCTGCGCCGCCGTGGAGTCGCTGGCGGGCTTCCGGGTGGAGAGCTCCAGCCTCGTCCGGTCGGGGCCGGACCGGCTCGTGTCAACGCTCACGCTCAAG GTGAGCGAGCAAGTAGGGGCCGCGACCATCGGCGAGGACTCGGTGAGGCACTGGGTGATAGCGGCTCTGCTCCAGGAGGGGTTCCGGCCCGAAGCGACGGTCGAGATCTCCTCGCGATCCGCTTGTCGACCGATCAACTGGTGTTCAGACGCGGTTTAG